In the genome of Populus trichocarpa isolate Nisqually-1 chromosome 6, P.trichocarpa_v4.1, whole genome shotgun sequence, one region contains:
- the LOC18102882 gene encoding disease resistance protein RPV1 isoform X2 — protein sequence MAAGKYQESYSSRFSYCKYQVFLSFRGEDTRKNFTDHLYKALVDAGFHTFRDDDEIRRGKNIQLELQKAIQQSKIAIIVFSKNYAWSRWCLDELVKIMERNRNADCIVFPVFYHVDPSEVRNQNGSFAAAFVEHEKHYKEEMERVNGWRIALKEVANLAGMDLGDGYEAQFVQSIVENVSKNLDPKIFYVPLHFIGRDPLVQDINSWLQDGSHGAAIALLYGIGGVGKTAIAKSVFNQNFYKFEGKSFLSNFRSKDIVCLQRQLIFDILNKTVEINDEDEGILKIKDALCCRRTLIVLDDVDKRDQFNKIIGMQNWLCKGSKIIVTTRNKGLFSANDIEGVRCKVGPLDDEKSLELFSWNAFGQADPVDGFVEDSWRIVHHCNGLPLALRVIGSSLSGKGREIWESALKQMEVIPNCEVQKVLRISYDSLDDDYQKGLFLDIACFFNGMDEDDAVRILDGLDKGARFGIDNLIDRCLVEINNDKRLWMHQLVRDMGREIARQESPKCQRIWRHEDAFTVLKGTTDAEKLRGLTLDMHALMEDDHAEVVCTNLMVRSKRCRLNFFQQWLSDFFDGEKLQTGQTSLFPILKTDAFRKMPDIKFLQLNYTKFYGSFEHFPKNLIWLCWHGFSSRSIPNHVCLEKLVVLDLSRSCLVDAWKGKPFLPKLKILDLRHSHDLIRTPDFSGLPALEKLILEDCIRLVQFHESIGDLQRLLILNLRNCTSLVELPEEMSRLNSLQELVLNGCSNLNNLNMELEHHQGRKLLQSDAIVASTSFISSLPLKLFFPSRFSMRKMLRFTSFSLPRFLESLDLSGTPICFLPESIKDLGLLRALYLRNCKMLQALPELPFHLDLLDVSFCYSLQGLANPNSWTEGDCCDHLVEFQDRIKQELIQKLDSQMFRIMETVSAQIQPSRFQVLLHPFYCFGNLHLNAFLFLIL from the exons ATGGCTGCTGGGAAATATCAAGAATCCTACTCTTCACGGTTTTCTTATTGTAAATATCaagtgttcttgagttttagaggtGAAGACACCCGCAAGAACTTTACCGATCACCTCTACAAGGCCCTGGTTGATGCAGGGTTTCACACAtttagagatgatgatgaaattcggAGAGGAAAGAATATACAGCTGGAGCTCCAGAAGGCAATACAACAATCAAAAATAGCGATAATCGTGTTCTCCAAAAACTATGCTTGGTCGAGATGGTGCCTCGATGAACTTGTAAAGATCATGGAACGTAATAGGAATGCTGACTGCATAGTTTTCCCAGTATTCTATCATGTGGATCCATCTGAAGTCAGAAATCAAAATGGGAGCTTCGCTGCAGCATTTGTTGAACATGAAAAGCACTACAAGGAGGAGATGGAGCGGGTGAATGGGTGGAGGATTGCTTTGAAGGAAGTTGCAAATTTAGCTGGAATGGATTTAGGAGATGG GTACGAGGCACAGTTTGTCCAATCTATTGTGGAGAATGTCTCAAAGAATTtggatccaaaaatattttatgtcccccttcatttcattggaagagatcCTCTAGTACAGGATATCAACTCATGGTTGCAAGATGGATCCCATGGTGCTGCCATTGCTTTACTCTATGGAATTGGTGGAGTTGGAAAGACAGCCATAGCTAAGAGTGTTTTTAACCAGaacttttataaatttgaaggaaagagctttctatcaaattttaggtCAAAGGATATAGTTTGCCTACAGAGGCAACTTATTTTTGACATCCTAAACAAGACTGTTGAGataaatgatgaagatgaaggaaTTCTGAAAATTAAGGATGCATTATGTTGCAGAAGAACTCTTATTGTTCTAGATGATGTGGACAAAAGGGaccaattcaataaaatcattggcatgcaaaATTGGCTTTGTAAAggaagtaaaatcattgtaacAACCAGAAATAAGGGTTTGTTTTCAGCTAATGATATTGAGGGGGTCCGGTGCAAAGTTGGACCGCTAGATGATGAAAAATCACTTGAGCTTTTTAGTTGGAATGCCTTTGGACAAGCTGACCCTGTTGATGGTTTTGTAGAAGACTCTTGGAGAATAGTACATCATTGTAATGGACTTCCATTAGCTCTTCGAGTTATTGGCTCTTCATTGTccggaaaaggaagagaaatatgGGAAAGCGCATTAAAACAAATGGAAGTGATTCCAAATTGTGAAGTTCAAAAGGTTCTTCGAATAAGTTACGACTCTCTTGATGATGATTATCAGAAGGGTTTATTCCTTGATATTGCTTGTTTCTTCAATGGAATGGATGAGGATGATGCAGTTAGGATACTGGATGGGCTCGATAAAGGTGCAAGATTTGGGATTGACAATCTCATTGATAGATGTCTTGTTGAAATCAACAATGATAAAAGGTTGTGGATGCATCAACTAGTAAGAGATATGGGAAGGGAAATTGCTCGTCAAGAATCTCCcaaatgtcaaagaatatgGCGTCACGAGGATGCTTTTACCGTTTTGAAAGGAACTACT GATGCCGAAAAATTGCGAGGCCTTACCCTGGATATGCATGCATTAATGGAAGATGATCATGCAGAAGTTGTCTGTACCAATTTAATGGTTCGCAGCAAGCGTTGCAGGCTtaacttctttcaacaatggctTTCTGACTTTTTCGATGGAGAAAAATTACAAACTGGCCAAACAAGTTTGTTTCCCATCCTCAAAACAGATGCTTTTAGAAAGATGCCAGATATAAAATTTCTCCAACTAAATTACACGAAGTTCTATGGAAGTTTTGAGCACTTCCCTAAGAATTTGATATGGTTATGTTGGCATGGATTCTCTTCCAGATCCATACCAAATCACGTATGTTTGGAGAAGCTGGTGGTTCTTGATCTATCCAGAAGCTGTCTAGTTGATGCTTGGAAAGGCAAACCG tttcttccaaaattgaaaattcttgatCTCCGTCACTCTCATGATCTCATTAGAACCCCAGACTTCTCGGGTCTCCCAGCCCTTGAAAAACTAATACTTGAAGACTGCATCCGTTTGGTTCAATTTCACGAATCTATTGGTGATTTACAAAGATTGTTGATCTTAAATCTAAGAAATTGTACAAGTCTTGTGGAGCTTCCAGAAGAAATGAGTAGATTGAATTCACTTCAAGAGCTGGTTTTAAATGGTTGTTCAAATCTTAACAACTTGAATATGGAGTTAGAGCATCATCAGGGGCGCAAGTTGCTTCAAAGTGATGCAATTGTTGCAAGTACATCATTCATTTCATCTCTTCCATTGAAGCTATTCTTTCCCTCTAGGTTTTCAATGAGGAAAATGTTGAGATTTACCTCGTTTTCACTGCCACGCTTCTTGGAGAGTCTAGATTTAAGTGGAActccaatttgttttcttccagaAAGCATCAAGGATCTTGGTCTACTCAGAGCcctatatttaagaaattgcaAAATGCTTCAGGCACTCCCAGAGCTTCCATTCCATTTGGATTTGTTAGATGTGTCCTTTTGCTATTCACTGCAAGGACTTGCAAATCCAAATAGTTGGACTGAAGGAGATTGTTGTGATCACTTAGTCGAGTTCCAAGATCGGATAAAGCAAGAATTAATCCAAAAGTTAGACTCTCAAATGTTCAGAATAATGGAAACGGTTAGTGCTCAAATACAGCCATCGAGATTTCAGGTCCTCCTTCAcccattttattgttttggaaatctacatttgaatgcttttctttttctcattttataa
- the LOC18102882 gene encoding disease resistance protein RPV1 isoform X3, with translation MAAGKYQESYSSRFSYCKYQVFLSFRGEDTRKNFTDHLYKALVDAGFHTFRDDDEIRRGKNIQLELQKAIQQSKIAIIVFSKNYAWSRWCLDELVKIMERNRNADCIVFPVFYHVDPSEVRNQNGSFAAAFVEHEKHYKEEMERVNGWRIALKEVANLAGMDLGDGYEAQFVQSIVENVSKNLDPKIFYVPLHFIGRDPLVQDINSWLQDGSHGAAIALLYGIGGVGKTAIAKSVFNQNFYKFEGKSFLSNFRSKDIVCLQRQLIFDILNKTVEINDEDEGILKIKDALCCRRTLIVLDDVDKRDQFNKIIGMQNWLCKGSKIIVTTRNKGLFSANDIEGVRCKVGPLDDEKSLELFSWNAFGQADPVDGFVEDSWRIVHHCNGLPLALRVIGSSLSGKGREIWESALKQMEVIPNCEVQKVLRISYDSLDDDYQKGLFLDIACFFNGMDEDDAVRILDGLDKGARFGIDNLIDRCLVEINSDQRLWMHQLVRDMGREIARQESPKCQRIWHHGDAFTVLKGTTDAEKLRGLTIDMHALMEYHYAEVVCTDSMVCRKRRRLNFFQQWLSDFFDGGKLQTGQTSLFPILSTDAFRKMPDVKFLQLNYTNFHGSFEHFPKNLIWLCWHGLSWSSIPNHVCLEKLVVLDLSRSCLVDAWKGKPFLPKLKILDLRHSHDLIRTPDFSGLPALEKLILEDCIRLVQFHESIGDLQRLLILNLRNCTSLVELPEEMSRLNSLQELVLNGCSNLNNLNMELEHHQGRKLLQSDAIVASTSFISSLPLKLFFPSRFSMRKMLRFTSFSLPRFLESLDLSGTPICFLPESIKDLGLLRALYLRNCKMLQALPELPFHLDLLDVSFCYSLQGLANPNSWTEGDCCDHLVEFQDRIKQELIQKLDSQMFRIMETVSAQIQPSRFQVLLHPFYCFGNLHLNAFLFLIL, from the exons ATGGCTGCTGGGAAATATCAAGAATCCTACTCTTCACGGTTTTCTTATTGTAAATATCaagtgttcttgagttttagaggtGAAGACACCCGCAAGAACTTTACCGATCACCTCTACAAGGCCCTGGTTGATGCAGGGTTTCACACAtttagagatgatgatgaaattcggAGAGGAAAGAATATACAGCTGGAGCTCCAGAAGGCAATACAACAATCAAAAATAGCGATAATCGTGTTCTCCAAAAACTATGCTTGGTCGAGATGGTGCCTCGATGAACTTGTAAAGATCATGGAACGTAATAGGAATGCTGACTGCATAGTTTTCCCAGTATTCTATCATGTGGATCCATCTGAAGTCAGAAATCAAAATGGGAGCTTCGCTGCAGCATTTGTTGAACATGAAAAGCACTACAAGGAGGAGATGGAGCGGGTGAATGGGTGGAGGATTGCTTTGAAGGAAGTTGCAAATTTAGCTGGAATGGATTTAGGAGATGG GTACGAGGCACAGTTTGTCCAATCTATTGTGGAGAATGTCTCAAAGAATTtggatccaaaaatattttatgtcccccttcatttcattggaagagatcCTCTAGTACAGGATATCAACTCATGGTTGCAAGATGGATCCCATGGTGCTGCCATTGCTTTACTCTATGGAATTGGTGGAGTTGGAAAGACAGCCATAGCTAAGAGTGTTTTTAACCAGaacttttataaatttgaaggaaagagctttctatcaaattttaggtCAAAGGATATAGTTTGCCTACAGAGGCAACTTATTTTTGACATCCTAAACAAGACTGTTGAGataaatgatgaagatgaaggaaTTCTGAAAATTAAGGATGCATTATGTTGCAGAAGAACTCTTATTGTTCTAGATGATGTGGACAAAAGGGaccaattcaataaaatcattggcatgcaaaATTGGCTTTGTAAAggaagtaaaatcattgtaacAACCAGAAATAAGGGTTTGTTTTCAGCTAATGATATTGAGGGGGTCCGGTGCAAAGTTGGACCGCTAGATGATGAAAAATCACTTGAGCTTTTTAGTTGGAATGCCTTTGGACAAGCTGACCCTGTTGATGGTTTTGTAGAAGACTCTTGGAGAATAGTACATCATTGTAATGGACTTCCATTAGCTCTTCGAGTTATTGGCTCTTCATTGTccggaaaaggaagagaaatatgGGAAAGCGCATTAAAACAAATGGAAGTGATTCCAAATTGTGAAGTTCAAAAGGTTCTTCGAATAAGTTACGACTCTCTTGATGATGATTATCAGAAGGGTTTATTCCTTGATATTGCTTGTTTCTTCAATGGAATGGATGAGGATGATGCAGTTAGGATACTGGATGGGCTCGATAAAG GTGCAAGATTTGGGATTGACAATCTCATCGATAGATGTCTTGTTGAAATCAACAGTGATCAAAGGTTGTGGATGCATCAACTAGTAAGAGATATGGGTAGGGAAATTGCTCGTCAAGAATCACCcaaatgtcaaagaatatgGCATCATGGGGATGCTTTTACAGTTTTGAAAGGAACTACT GATGCTGAAAAATTGCGTGGCCTTACCATtgatatgcatgcattaatGGAATATCATTATGCAGAAGTTGTCTGTACTGATTCAATGGTTTGTCGCAAGCGCCGCAGGCTtaacttctttcaacaatggctTTCCGATTTTTTCGATGGGGGAAAATTACAAACTGGCCAAACAAGTTTGTTTCCCATCCTCAGCACGGATGCTTTTAGAAAGATGCCAGATGTAAAATTTCTCCAACTAAACTACACTAATTTTCATGGAAGTTTTGAGCACTTTCCcaagaatttgatatggttATGTTGGCATGGATTGTCTTGGAGCTCCATACCAAATCACGTATGCTTGGAGAAGCTGGTGGTTCTTGATCTATCCAGAAGTTGTCTAGTTGATGCTTGGAAGGGCAAACCG tttcttccaaaattgaaaattcttgatCTCCGTCACTCTCATGATCTCATTAGAACCCCAGACTTCTCGGGTCTCCCAGCCCTTGAAAAACTAATACTTGAAGACTGCATCCGTTTGGTTCAATTTCACGAATCTATTGGTGATTTACAAAGATTGTTGATCTTAAATCTAAGAAATTGTACAAGTCTTGTGGAGCTTCCAGAAGAAATGAGTAGATTGAATTCACTTCAAGAGCTGGTTTTAAATGGTTGTTCAAATCTTAACAACTTGAATATGGAGTTAGAGCATCATCAGGGGCGCAAGTTGCTTCAAAGTGATGCAATTGTTGCAAGTACATCATTCATTTCATCTCTTCCATTGAAGCTATTCTTTCCCTCTAGGTTTTCAATGAGGAAAATGTTGAGATTTACCTCGTTTTCACTGCCACGCTTCTTGGAGAGTCTAGATTTAAGTGGAActccaatttgttttcttccagaAAGCATCAAGGATCTTGGTCTACTCAGAGCcctatatttaagaaattgcaAAATGCTTCAGGCACTCCCAGAGCTTCCATTCCATTTGGATTTGTTAGATGTGTCCTTTTGCTATTCACTGCAAGGACTTGCAAATCCAAATAGTTGGACTGAAGGAGATTGTTGTGATCACTTAGTCGAGTTCCAAGATCGGATAAAGCAAGAATTAATCCAAAAGTTAGACTCTCAAATGTTCAGAATAATGGAAACGGTTAGTGCTCAAATACAGCCATCGAGATTTCAGGTCCTCCTTCAcccattttattgttttggaaatctacatttgaatgcttttctttttctcattttataa
- the LOC127905480 gene encoding uncharacterized protein LOC127905480 isoform X2, with translation MDSPQRISIKEPQVILSPCSSRRRRASSDSNSPPEFEFWMVQNPSFPQPNLVTADELFVDGVLLPLYLLHHPNNNNNNNHPPDPDPDSTEPEPPSSQPDPEPEISPASITMEPTSSSKRWKDIIFKKGDKKTSTAAKKQEEKDKDKDKDKKREKRSQNGASSAELNINIWPFSRSRSEGNSVTRPKLFPGAPGTRKVSSAPCSRSNSAGESKSRKSWPSSPGRPGVHLSRSSPVWQVRRGGGSGTKSSFPEPVVRSGEKSSSKKEVTEPRRSKNTANVNGSSNGARAKVLNINVPVCIGYRNHLSCRSGVRGADGSDGGATKNAGGDCGGSSTTNVGNGGNLFNLRSLFTKKVY, from the coding sequence ATGGATAGCCCACAAAGAATATCCATTAAAGAACCTCAAGTAATCCTCTCTCCATGCAGTAGTAGAAGAAGGAGAGCAAGCAGTGATTCAAACTCACCACCCGAATTCGAGTTCTGGATGGTCCAAAACCCATCTTTCCCTCAACCAAATCTTGTTACAGCTGATGAACTCTTTGTTGATGGTGTCCTCCTCCCTCTCTACCTCCTTCACCaccccaacaacaacaacaacaacaaccacccGCCTGATCCTGACCCTGACTCAACCGAACCCGAACCTCCCAGCTCCCAACCTGACCCTGAACCCGAAATCTCGCCAGCAAGCATAACCATGGAGCCAACAAGCAGTTCCAAGAGATGGAAAGATATAATATTCAAGAAAGGTGACAAGAAAACTTCAACAGCTGCcaagaaacaagaagagaaagatAAGGACAAGGACAAGGACAAAAAGAGGGAGAAAAGGAGTCAAAATGGAGCGAGTTCAGCTGAGTTGAATATCAACATATGGCCATTTTCACGTAGTAGATCCGAAGGGAACAGTGTGACCCGACCCAAGTTGTTTCCCGGGGCTCCCGGAACCCGGAAGGTAAGTAGTGCCCCTTGTTCGAGGAGTAATTCGGCAGGGGAATCCAAATCAAGAAAGTCATGGCCAAGTAGCCCGGGTCGACCCGGAGTCCATTTGAGTCGGAGCAGCCCAGTGTGGCAGGTTCGACGTGGAGGTGGTTCGGGTACGAAGAGTAGCTTCCCTGAGCCTGTGGTTCGGAGTGGTGAGAAATCGAGCAGTAAAAAAGAAGTTACCGAGCCTCGCCGCAGTAAAAATACGGCCAATGTCAATGGCAGCTCTAATGGTGCTAGAGCAAAGGTTTTGAATATAAATGTCCCCGTTTGTATCGGGTATAGAAATCATTTGAGTTGCAGAAGCGGTGTCCGCGGTGCTGACGGAAGTGACGGTGGCGCAACCAAAAACGCTGGCGGTGATTGTGGTGGTAGTAGCACTACTAATGTTGGAAATGGTGgtaatcttttcaatttacGTAGC
- the LOC18102882 gene encoding disease resistance protein RPV1 isoform X1, giving the protein MAAGKYQESYSSRFSYCKYQVFLSFRGEDTRKNFTDHLYKALVDAGFHTFRDDDEIRRGKNIQLELQKAIQQSKIAIIVFSKNYAWSRWCLDELVKIMERNRNADCIVFPVFYHVDPSEVRNQNGSFAAAFVEHEKHYKEEMERVNGWRIALKEVANLAGMDLGDGYEAQFVQSIVENVSKNLDPKIFYVPLHFIGRDPLVQDINSWLQDGSHGAAIALLYGIGGVGKTAIAKSVFNQNFYKFEGKSFLSNFRSKDIVCLQRQLIFDILNKTVEINDEDEGILKIKDALCCRRTLIVLDDVDKRDQFNKIIGMQNWLCKGSKIIVTTRNKGLFSANDIEGVRCKVGPLDDEKSLELFSWNAFGQADPVDGFVEDSWRIVHHCNGLPLALRVIGSSLSGKGREIWESALKQMEVIPNCEVQKVLRISYDSLDDDYQKGLFLDIACFFNGMDEDDAVRILDGLDKGARFGIDNLIDRCLVEINNDKRLWMHQLVRDMGREIARQESPKCQRIWRHEDAFTVLKGTTDAEKLRGLTIDMHALMEYHYAEVVCTDSMVCRKRRRLNFFQQWLSDFFDGGKLQTGQTSLFPILSTDAFRKMPDVKFLQLNYTNFHGSFEHFPKNLIWLCWHGLSWSSIPNHVCLEKLVVLDLSRSCLVDAWKGKPFLPKLKILDLRHSHDLIRTPDFSGLPALEKLILEDCIRLVQFHESIGDLQRLLILNLRNCTSLVELPEEMSRLNSLQELVLNGCSNLNNLNMELEHHQGRKLLQSDAIVASTSFISSLPLKLFFPSRFSMRKMLRFTSFSLPRFLESLDLSGTPICFLPESIKDLGLLRALYLRNCKMLQALPELPFHLDLLDVSFCYSLQGLANPNSWTEGDCCDHLVEFQDRIKQELIQKLDSQMFRIMETVSAQIQPSRFQVLLHPFYCFGNLHLNAFLFLIL; this is encoded by the exons ATGGCTGCTGGGAAATATCAAGAATCCTACTCTTCACGGTTTTCTTATTGTAAATATCaagtgttcttgagttttagaggtGAAGACACCCGCAAGAACTTTACCGATCACCTCTACAAGGCCCTGGTTGATGCAGGGTTTCACACAtttagagatgatgatgaaattcggAGAGGAAAGAATATACAGCTGGAGCTCCAGAAGGCAATACAACAATCAAAAATAGCGATAATCGTGTTCTCCAAAAACTATGCTTGGTCGAGATGGTGCCTCGATGAACTTGTAAAGATCATGGAACGTAATAGGAATGCTGACTGCATAGTTTTCCCAGTATTCTATCATGTGGATCCATCTGAAGTCAGAAATCAAAATGGGAGCTTCGCTGCAGCATTTGTTGAACATGAAAAGCACTACAAGGAGGAGATGGAGCGGGTGAATGGGTGGAGGATTGCTTTGAAGGAAGTTGCAAATTTAGCTGGAATGGATTTAGGAGATGG GTACGAGGCACAGTTTGTCCAATCTATTGTGGAGAATGTCTCAAAGAATTtggatccaaaaatattttatgtcccccttcatttcattggaagagatcCTCTAGTACAGGATATCAACTCATGGTTGCAAGATGGATCCCATGGTGCTGCCATTGCTTTACTCTATGGAATTGGTGGAGTTGGAAAGACAGCCATAGCTAAGAGTGTTTTTAACCAGaacttttataaatttgaaggaaagagctttctatcaaattttaggtCAAAGGATATAGTTTGCCTACAGAGGCAACTTATTTTTGACATCCTAAACAAGACTGTTGAGataaatgatgaagatgaaggaaTTCTGAAAATTAAGGATGCATTATGTTGCAGAAGAACTCTTATTGTTCTAGATGATGTGGACAAAAGGGaccaattcaataaaatcattggcatgcaaaATTGGCTTTGTAAAggaagtaaaatcattgtaacAACCAGAAATAAGGGTTTGTTTTCAGCTAATGATATTGAGGGGGTCCGGTGCAAAGTTGGACCGCTAGATGATGAAAAATCACTTGAGCTTTTTAGTTGGAATGCCTTTGGACAAGCTGACCCTGTTGATGGTTTTGTAGAAGACTCTTGGAGAATAGTACATCATTGTAATGGACTTCCATTAGCTCTTCGAGTTATTGGCTCTTCATTGTccggaaaaggaagagaaatatgGGAAAGCGCATTAAAACAAATGGAAGTGATTCCAAATTGTGAAGTTCAAAAGGTTCTTCGAATAAGTTACGACTCTCTTGATGATGATTATCAGAAGGGTTTATTCCTTGATATTGCTTGTTTCTTCAATGGAATGGATGAGGATGATGCAGTTAGGATACTGGATGGGCTCGATAAAGGTGCAAGATTTGGGATTGACAATCTCATTGATAGATGTCTTGTTGAAATCAACAATGATAAAAGGTTGTGGATGCATCAACTAGTAAGAGATATGGGAAGGGAAATTGCTCGTCAAGAATCTCCcaaatgtcaaagaatatgGCGTCACGAGGATGCTTTTACCGTTTTGAAAGGAACTACT GATGCTGAAAAATTGCGTGGCCTTACCATtgatatgcatgcattaatGGAATATCATTATGCAGAAGTTGTCTGTACTGATTCAATGGTTTGTCGCAAGCGCCGCAGGCTtaacttctttcaacaatggctTTCCGATTTTTTCGATGGGGGAAAATTACAAACTGGCCAAACAAGTTTGTTTCCCATCCTCAGCACGGATGCTTTTAGAAAGATGCCAGATGTAAAATTTCTCCAACTAAACTACACTAATTTTCATGGAAGTTTTGAGCACTTTCCcaagaatttgatatggttATGTTGGCATGGATTGTCTTGGAGCTCCATACCAAATCACGTATGCTTGGAGAAGCTGGTGGTTCTTGATCTATCCAGAAGTTGTCTAGTTGATGCTTGGAAGGGCAAACCG tttcttccaaaattgaaaattcttgatCTCCGTCACTCTCATGATCTCATTAGAACCCCAGACTTCTCGGGTCTCCCAGCCCTTGAAAAACTAATACTTGAAGACTGCATCCGTTTGGTTCAATTTCACGAATCTATTGGTGATTTACAAAGATTGTTGATCTTAAATCTAAGAAATTGTACAAGTCTTGTGGAGCTTCCAGAAGAAATGAGTAGATTGAATTCACTTCAAGAGCTGGTTTTAAATGGTTGTTCAAATCTTAACAACTTGAATATGGAGTTAGAGCATCATCAGGGGCGCAAGTTGCTTCAAAGTGATGCAATTGTTGCAAGTACATCATTCATTTCATCTCTTCCATTGAAGCTATTCTTTCCCTCTAGGTTTTCAATGAGGAAAATGTTGAGATTTACCTCGTTTTCACTGCCACGCTTCTTGGAGAGTCTAGATTTAAGTGGAActccaatttgttttcttccagaAAGCATCAAGGATCTTGGTCTACTCAGAGCcctatatttaagaaattgcaAAATGCTTCAGGCACTCCCAGAGCTTCCATTCCATTTGGATTTGTTAGATGTGTCCTTTTGCTATTCACTGCAAGGACTTGCAAATCCAAATAGTTGGACTGAAGGAGATTGTTGTGATCACTTAGTCGAGTTCCAAGATCGGATAAAGCAAGAATTAATCCAAAAGTTAGACTCTCAAATGTTCAGAATAATGGAAACGGTTAGTGCTCAAATACAGCCATCGAGATTTCAGGTCCTCCTTCAcccattttattgttttggaaatctacatttgaatgcttttctttttctcattttataa
- the LOC127905480 gene encoding uncharacterized protein LOC127905480 isoform X1 encodes MDSPQRISIKEPQVILSPCSSRRRRASSDSNSPPEFEFWMVQNPSFPQPNLVTADELFVDGVLLPLYLLHHPNNNNNNNHPPDPDPDSTEPEPPSSQPDPEPEISPASITMEPTSSSKRWKDIIFKKGDKKTSTAAKKQEEKDKDKDKDKKREKRSQNGASSAELNINIWPFSRSRSEGNSVTRPKLFPGAPGTRKVSSAPCSRSNSAGESKSRKSWPSSPGRPGVHLSRSSPVWQVRRGGGSGTKSSFPEPVVRSGEKSSSKKEVTEPRRSKNTANVNGSSNGARAKVLNINVPVCIGYRNHLSCRSGVRGADGSDGGATKNAGGDCGGSSTTNVGNGGNLFNLRSLFTKKVY; translated from the coding sequence ATGGATAGCCCACAAAGAATATCCATTAAAGAACCTCAAGTAATCCTCTCTCCATGCAGTAGTAGAAGAAGGAGAGCAAGCAGTGATTCAAACTCACCACCCGAATTCGAGTTCTGGATGGTCCAAAACCCATCTTTCCCTCAACCAAATCTTGTTACAGCTGATGAACTCTTTGTTGATGGTGTCCTCCTCCCTCTCTACCTCCTTCACCaccccaacaacaacaacaacaacaaccacccGCCTGATCCTGACCCTGACTCAACCGAACCCGAACCTCCCAGCTCCCAACCTGACCCTGAACCCGAAATCTCGCCAGCAAGCATAACCATGGAGCCAACAAGCAGTTCCAAGAGATGGAAAGATATAATATTCAAGAAAGGTGACAAGAAAACTTCAACAGCTGCcaagaaacaagaagagaaagatAAGGACAAGGACAAGGACAAAAAGAGGGAGAAAAGGAGTCAAAATGGAGCGAGTTCAGCTGAGTTGAATATCAACATATGGCCATTTTCACGTAGTAGATCCGAAGGGAACAGTGTGACCCGACCCAAGTTGTTTCCCGGGGCTCCCGGAACCCGGAAGGTAAGTAGTGCCCCTTGTTCGAGGAGTAATTCGGCAGGGGAATCCAAATCAAGAAAGTCATGGCCAAGTAGCCCGGGTCGACCCGGAGTCCATTTGAGTCGGAGCAGCCCAGTGTGGCAGGTTCGACGTGGAGGTGGTTCGGGTACGAAGAGTAGCTTCCCTGAGCCTGTGGTTCGGAGTGGTGAGAAATCGAGCAGTAAAAAAGAAGTTACCGAGCCTCGCCGCAGTAAAAATACGGCCAATGTCAATGGCAGCTCTAATGGTGCTAGAGCAAAGGTTTTGAATATAAATGTCCCCGTTTGTATCGGGTATAGAAATCATTTGAGTTGCAGAAGCGGTGTCCGCGGTGCTGACGGAAGTGACGGTGGCGCAACCAAAAACGCTGGCGGTGATTGTGGTGGTAGTAGCACTACTAATGTTGGAAATGGTGgtaatcttttcaatttacGTAGCCTCTTCACAAAAAAAGTTTATTAG